Proteins encoded in a region of the Phoenix dactylifera cultivar Barhee BC4 chromosome 3, palm_55x_up_171113_PBpolish2nd_filt_p, whole genome shotgun sequence genome:
- the LOC103706289 gene encoding 4-diphosphocytidyl-2-C-methyl-D-erythritol kinase, chloroplastic, with protein sequence MMASSHLLAHHFWLSHANGFKPPKLSKNGPCYFHPKTAFRGSPSSHRIKASGPTSGRRQMEIVYDPDERVNKLADEVDKNAGLSRLSLFSPCKVNVFLRITGKREDGFHELASLFHVISLGDTIKFSLSPTKTRDRLSTNVPGVPLDDKNLIIKALNLYRKKTGTDNFFWIHLDKKVPTGAGLGGGSSNAATALWAANQFSGCVATEKELQEWSGEIGSDVPFFFSNGAAYCTGRGEVVQDIPNPLPSDLPMVLIKPQEACSTAEVYKRLRLDQTSSVDPLTLLREVTQNGICQDVCINDLEPPAFEVLPSLKKLKKRVLAAGCGEYRAVFMSGSGSTIVGVGSPEPPSFIYDDDDYNDVFVSEACFLTRQESQWYTAPTSSTASFGTDLPSGAASVE encoded by the exons ATGATGGCTTCTTCCCACCTCCTCGCCCACCATTTCTGGCTCTCTCACGCCAATGGATTTAAACCCCCAAAACTCTCCAAGAACGGGCCATGCTACTTCCACCCAAAGACCGCCTTCAGGGGAAGCCCATCATCTCATAGAATCAAGGCTTCGGGTCCAACATCTGGCAGGAGACAAATGGAG ATTGTATATGATCCTGATGAGAGGGTAAATAAATTGGCCGATGAGGTGGATAAGAACGCCGGCCTCTCaaggctctctctcttttcgcCTTGTAAG GTTAACGTGTTTTTGAGGATAACTGGGAAGAGAGAAGACGGGTTTCATGAATTGGCATCTCTATTTCAT GTAATTAGTTTAGGAGATACAATCAAGTTCTCGTTATCTCCGACTAAGACCAGAGATCGGCTGTCAACTAATGTGCCTGGTGTTCCGCTTGATGACAAGAATTTG ATAATCAAAGCACTTAACCTTTACAGAAAGAAAACCGGCACCGATAACTTCTTCTGG ATTCATCTCGATAAAAAGGTTCCAACTGGTGCTGGTCTTGGTGGTGGAAGCAGTAATGCTGCAACTGCACTATGGGCAGCCAATCAATTTAGTGGTTGTGTTGCTACTGAAAAGGAGCTTCAAGAATGGTCTGGTGAAATTGGCTCAGatgttcctttctttttctcaaatGGAGCAGCATACTGTACTGGTCGGGGTGAG GTTGTTCAAGATATTCCAAATCCATTGCCCTCGGACTTGCCTATGGTTCTTATAAAGCCGCAGGAAGCGTGCTCAACTGCTGAAGTTTATAAG CGACTTCGGCTAGACCAAACTAGTTCAGTTGATCCATTGACATTGCTTAGGGAAGTCACCCAGAATGGCATATGTCAAGATGTTTGTATAAATGATCTAG AGCCTCCTGCATTTGAAGTCCTGCCATCtcttaaaaagttgaaaaaaCGAGTGCTTGCAGCTGGTTGTGGAGAGTATCGTGCTGTTTTCATGTCAGGAAG TGGAAGCACCATTGTTGGTGTTGGTTCGCCCGAGCCTCCATCTTTTATCTATGATGACGATGATTACAACGATGTGTTTGTATCAG AGGCTTGCTTCCTCACCCGTCAAGAGAGCCAGTGGTATACTGCACCCACTTCATCAACAGCTTCTTTTGGTACAGATTTACCCTCTGGAGCTGCATCCGTTGAGTAG